Proteins encoded together in one Sphingomonas radiodurans window:
- a CDS encoding phosphoserine transaminase, with protein sequence MTDTTLADATFAPAKPATTPARPYFSSGPCAKPPGWDAAKLADASLGRSHRSKIGKQRLQYCIDLMRELLKLPDTHHIGIVPGSDTGAFEMAMWTMLGQRPVTALAWESFGEGWVTDAVKQLKIDPTVIRADYGQLPDLAQVDWSNDVLFTWNGTTSGVRVPNGDWIADDREGLSFADATSGVFAYDLPWDKIDVATFSWQKVLGGEGAHGVLILGPRAVERLESYTPTWPLPKVFRLVSKGKLTEGVFKGETINTPSMLAVEDAIFSLEWAKGLGEGGLIARSDANAAALNEIVEAREWLGHLAVDEASRSKTSVCLTVDADEAVIKKMVSLLDAEGAAYDIGGYRDAPPGLRIWCGATVDTADIVALGPWLDWAYATAKQG encoded by the coding sequence ATGACTGATACGACGCTCGCCGACGCCACATTTGCGCCTGCGAAACCCGCCACCACTCCGGCGCGACCCTATTTTTCCTCCGGCCCCTGCGCCAAGCCTCCCGGCTGGGACGCCGCGAAGCTCGCCGACGCATCGCTCGGCCGCTCGCACCGCTCGAAGATCGGCAAGCAGCGTCTGCAATATTGCATCGATCTGATGCGCGAATTGCTCAAGCTCCCCGACACGCACCACATCGGCATCGTCCCCGGCTCGGACACCGGCGCGTTCGAAATGGCGATGTGGACGATGCTTGGGCAGCGCCCCGTCACGGCGCTCGCGTGGGAAAGCTTCGGCGAAGGCTGGGTCACGGATGCGGTCAAGCAGCTCAAGATCGACCCGACGGTGATCCGCGCCGATTACGGCCAGCTGCCCGATCTCGCGCAGGTCGATTGGTCCAACGACGTGCTGTTCACCTGGAACGGCACGACCAGCGGCGTGCGCGTGCCCAACGGCGACTGGATCGCCGACGATCGCGAAGGCCTGAGCTTTGCCGACGCCACCAGCGGCGTGTTCGCCTACGATCTGCCGTGGGACAAGATCGATGTCGCCACCTTCTCGTGGCAGAAGGTGTTGGGCGGCGAGGGCGCGCACGGTGTCCTGATCCTCGGCCCGCGCGCCGTGGAACGCCTCGAAAGCTACACCCCCACCTGGCCGCTGCCCAAGGTGTTCCGCCTCGTCTCGAAGGGCAAGCTCACCGAGGGCGTGTTCAAGGGCGAGACGATCAACACCCCCTCGATGCTCGCGGTCGAAGATGCGATCTTCAGCCTCGAATGGGCGAAGGGCCTCGGAGAAGGCGGCCTGATCGCCCGCTCGGACGCCAACGCCGCCGCGCTCAACGAGATCGTCGAAGCCCGCGAGTGGCTCGGCCACCTCGCGGTCGATGAAGCCTCGCGCTCGAAGACCAGCGTGTGTCTCACGGTCGACGCCGACGAAGCGGTGATCAAGAAGATGGTCTCATTGCTCGACGCCGAGGGCGCCGCCTACGACATCGGCGGCTACCGCGACGCGCCACCGGGCCTGCGGATCTGGTGCGGCGCCACGGTCGACACCGCGGATATCGTCGCGCTCGGCCCCTGGCTCGACTGGGCCTACGCCACCGCCAAGCAGGGCTGA
- the serA gene encoding phosphoglycerate dehydrogenase, whose protein sequence is MPKVLISDQMDPKAAQIFRERGVEVDEITGKTPAELKAIIGEYDGLAIRSSTKVTKEILDAATNLKVVGRAGIGVDNVDIPAASAKGVVVMNTPFGNSITTAEHAIALMFALARQLPEADASTQAGKWEKNRFMGVELTSKTLGLIGAGNIGSIVADRARGLKMKVIAYDPFLTEDRAIELGVEKATLDDVLARADFITLHTPLTDQTRNILSAENLAKTKKGVRIINCARGGLIDEVALKEGLDSGHIGGAALDVFVSEPAKESPLFGTPNFVSTPHLGASTTEAQVNVAIQVAEQMADYLVSGGVTNALNMPSLTAEEAPKLKPYMGLAEKLGSLVGQLAHGAIDRISIHSEGAAAELNPKPMTSAVLKGFLGTQTDTVNMVNAPVLARERGMEVREIRTEREGDYHTLLRVSVRTADGERSVVGTLFGDSAPRLVELFGIKVEADLAGAMLYVVNEDAPGFIGRLGTTLGEAGVNIGTFHLGRRQAGGEAVLLLSVDEPVTRELLATVKALPGVKTAMGLKF, encoded by the coding sequence ATGCCAAAAGTTCTAATCAGCGACCAAATGGACCCCAAAGCCGCGCAGATTTTCCGCGAGCGCGGCGTCGAAGTCGACGAAATCACCGGCAAGACGCCCGCCGAGCTCAAGGCGATCATCGGCGAATACGATGGCCTCGCGATCCGCAGCTCGACGAAGGTGACGAAGGAAATCCTCGACGCCGCGACGAACCTAAAGGTCGTCGGCCGCGCCGGCATCGGCGTCGACAATGTCGATATCCCCGCGGCGTCCGCGAAGGGCGTCGTCGTCATGAACACGCCGTTCGGCAATTCGATCACCACCGCCGAACACGCCATCGCACTCATGTTCGCGCTCGCGCGTCAGCTGCCCGAGGCCGACGCCTCCACCCAGGCCGGCAAGTGGGAAAAGAACCGCTTCATGGGCGTCGAGCTGACGTCGAAGACGCTCGGCCTGATCGGTGCCGGCAACATCGGCTCGATCGTCGCTGACCGCGCGCGCGGCCTCAAGATGAAGGTCATCGCCTACGATCCCTTCCTCACCGAGGATCGCGCGATCGAGCTCGGCGTGGAGAAGGCAACGCTCGACGACGTGCTCGCGCGCGCCGACTTCATCACGCTCCACACCCCGCTCACCGATCAGACGCGCAACATCCTGTCGGCCGAGAATCTCGCCAAGACCAAGAAGGGCGTCCGGATCATCAATTGCGCGCGCGGTGGCCTGATCGACGAGGTTGCGCTCAAGGAGGGCCTCGACAGCGGCCATATCGGCGGCGCCGCGCTCGACGTGTTCGTCTCCGAACCGGCCAAGGAAAGCCCGCTGTTCGGCACGCCGAACTTCGTCTCTACCCCGCATCTCGGCGCCTCGACCACCGAGGCGCAGGTGAACGTCGCCATCCAGGTCGCCGAGCAGATGGCCGATTATCTGGTGTCGGGCGGCGTCACGAACGCACTCAATATGCCCAGCCTCACCGCGGAAGAAGCGCCCAAGCTCAAGCCCTACATGGGCCTGGCCGAAAAGCTCGGCAGCCTCGTCGGCCAGCTGGCGCACGGCGCGATCGATCGTATCTCGATCCACTCCGAAGGCGCCGCAGCGGAGCTCAACCCCAAGCCGATGACCAGCGCGGTGCTCAAGGGCTTCCTCGGCACGCAGACCGACACGGTCAACATGGTCAACGCCCCCGTGCTGGCGCGCGAGCGTGGCATGGAAGTGCGCGAGATCCGTACCGAGCGCGAGGGTGATTACCACACGCTGCTGCGCGTTTCGGTACGCACCGCCGATGGCGAGCGCTCGGTCGTCGGCACGCTGTTCGGCGATTCGGCCCCGCGGCTCGTCGAGCTGTTCGGGATCAAGGTCGAGGCCGATCTGGCCGGCGCGATGCTCTATGTCGTCAACGAGGATGCACCGGGCTTCATTGGCCGGCTCGGCACCACCTTGGGCGAGGCCGGCGTCAACATCGGCACGTTCCACCTCGGCCGCCGTCAGGCCGGCGGCGAGGCTGTGCTGCTGCTATCGGTCGACGAACCGGTCACGCGCGAGTTGCTGGCCACGGTGAAGGCGCTCCCGGGCGTCAAGACCGCGATGGGGCTGAAGTTCTAA
- a CDS encoding MlaA family lipoprotein, whose translation MSALIFAGALLFSPPPIAATDAVMPMAAPPLVATTVEAFTPGDAAPTVAPAGVIAPQTAPAPETPESAQRDIVVTGRSAWEAPDPFADINTKAFEATMAVDSAIIGPIAMVYKDVIPKPIRDGAHNFLYNLREPVVFLNFVLQLKIGRALETVGRFAINTTVGVAGLFDMAKRKPFKWRRRSNGFANTLGFYGIKTGPFMFLPIVGPTTPRDLIGGALDRLLFPFVYGSRITKPEFAIPFGVIGMLDHRAEFDDTQRQLHDGQADPYARSRDFYLQRRQNEIDELKGKAPKNSSGMSEAPTAPITVRERSGTTLEDPAPIPTPPVATVPQQ comes from the coding sequence TTGAGTGCGTTGATCTTTGCCGGGGCGCTGCTGTTCTCGCCCCCGCCGATTGCAGCGACAGATGCCGTGATGCCGATGGCGGCACCGCCGCTTGTCGCAACGACGGTCGAAGCCTTCACCCCTGGCGACGCCGCGCCGACCGTGGCACCAGCCGGCGTCATTGCCCCGCAGACCGCGCCAGCGCCCGAAACGCCAGAGTCCGCGCAACGCGACATCGTTGTCACCGGCCGGAGCGCCTGGGAAGCACCCGATCCGTTCGCCGACATCAACACCAAGGCGTTCGAAGCGACGATGGCAGTCGACTCGGCGATCATCGGCCCGATCGCAATGGTCTACAAGGATGTGATCCCCAAGCCGATCCGCGATGGCGCGCACAACTTCCTGTACAATTTGCGCGAGCCCGTCGTCTTCCTGAACTTCGTCCTGCAGCTCAAGATCGGCCGCGCACTCGAAACCGTCGGGCGGTTCGCGATCAACACCACCGTTGGCGTCGCCGGCCTGTTCGACATGGCCAAGCGCAAGCCGTTCAAGTGGAGGCGCCGCAGCAACGGCTTTGCCAACACCCTCGGCTTCTACGGCATCAAGACCGGCCCGTTCATGTTCCTGCCGATCGTCGGCCCGACCACGCCGCGCGACCTGATCGGCGGCGCACTCGACCGCTTGCTGTTCCCGTTCGTCTACGGCTCGCGCATCACCAAGCCTGAGTTTGCGATCCCGTTCGGCGTGATCGGCATGCTCGATCACCGCGCCGAGTTCGATGATACGCAACGCCAGTTGCACGATGGCCAGGCCGATCCCTACGCCCGCTCGCGCGATTTCTACCTGCAACGCCGCCAGAACGAGATCGACGAGCTGAAAGGCAAGGCGCCGAAGAATTCGAGCGGCATGTCCGAAGCTCCCACCGCGCCGATCACCGTGCGCGAACGCTCCGGCACGACGCTGGAGGATCCCGCGCCAATCCCCACGCCCCCAGTCGCTACAGTGCCGCAGCAATAG
- a CDS encoding ATP phosphoribosyltransferase regulatory subunit, with protein sequence MIRPSLLPEGFRDRLPPHADAAATVEAHVLGVAHGYGYERVDPPLAEFAEGLGSRLKDGGLADAVRFVDPVSQRTMAIRPDITAQVARIAATRMAHHPRPVRLSYAGSVLKLRGGALQPAREARQIGCELIGLDSVAAAREIVTVAVEALTAAGAQGVSVDFTLPDLVATLAAGPLPIDDVEQLRERLDAKDAGAVATLAPAYLPLIEAAGPFTTAIDRLRAFDTSGALATRLDGLEAIAAALGDTATLTLDPTERHGFEYQTWLGFSLFAAGATREVGRGGTYMLMHEGGAEEAATGFSLFAGSIAGDAVSERRRLFLPIGAPTEAGSAMRAAGWVTVAALTASDTPEAQLCTHLWADGEPRPLGN encoded by the coding sequence ATGATACGCCCCAGCCTGCTCCCCGAAGGTTTCCGCGACCGCCTCCCCCCACATGCCGATGCCGCGGCCACCGTCGAAGCGCATGTCCTCGGCGTCGCGCATGGCTACGGCTACGAGCGCGTCGATCCGCCGCTCGCCGAGTTCGCCGAAGGCCTCGGTTCGCGGCTCAAGGACGGTGGGCTCGCCGATGCCGTGCGCTTCGTCGATCCGGTCAGCCAGCGCACCATGGCGATCCGCCCCGACATCACCGCGCAGGTCGCGCGCATCGCCGCGACGCGCATGGCGCATCACCCGCGCCCCGTCCGCCTCAGCTATGCCGGCTCGGTGCTCAAGCTACGCGGCGGCGCGCTTCAGCCGGCACGCGAAGCCCGCCAGATCGGCTGCGAACTCATCGGCCTCGATTCGGTCGCCGCCGCACGCGAGATCGTGACCGTCGCGGTGGAGGCGCTCACCGCCGCCGGCGCGCAAGGCGTGTCGGTCGATTTCACCCTGCCCGATCTCGTCGCCACGCTCGCGGCCGGGCCGCTGCCGATCGACGACGTCGAGCAGTTGCGCGAGCGGCTCGATGCGAAAGACGCCGGCGCCGTCGCCACGCTTGCCCCGGCCTATCTGCCGCTGATCGAAGCCGCCGGCCCGTTCACCACCGCGATCGATCGCTTGCGCGCGTTCGACACCAGCGGTGCGCTCGCCACGCGCCTCGATGGGCTCGAAGCGATCGCCGCCGCGCTCGGCGACACCGCAACGCTCACGCTCGACCCGACCGAGCGTCACGGCTTCGAATATCAGACCTGGCTCGGTTTCTCGTTGTTCGCCGCCGGCGCGACGCGCGAAGTCGGCCGTGGCGGCACCTACATGCTGATGCACGAGGGCGGGGCCGAGGAAGCGGCCACAGGCTTCTCGCTGTTCGCCGGGTCGATCGCCGGTGATGCGGTAAGCGAACGCCGCCGCCTGTTCCTGCCGATCGGCGCACCAACCGAGGCCGGCAGCGCGATGCGCGCCGCCGGCTGGGTAACGGTCGCCGCCCTCACCGCGAGCGATACGCCCGAAGCGCAATTATGCACGCATCTGTGGGCGGATGGCGAGCCGCGCCCGCTCGGCAATTGA
- a CDS encoding adenylosuccinate synthase — protein sequence MANVAVIGAQWGDEGKGKIVDWLAERADMVVRFQGGHNAGHTLVVGEQVYKLSLLPSGIVRGTPSVIGNGVVLDPWALRDEIARLEAQGVSVSPETLRIADTCALILPFHRDLDGLREDASGAGKIGTTRRGIGPAYEDKVGRRAIRVCDLAHLGDLGPQLDRLTAHHDALRAGFGEPPIDRARLIADLTEIADFVLSFAKPVWRDLAEARARGRRILFEGAQGVLLDIDHGTYPFVTSSNTIAGAAAGGSGLGPSAVGFVLGIAKAYTTRVGSGPFPTELENETGERLGVRGREFGTVTGRKRRCGWFDAVLVRKSAAVSGITGIALTKLDVLDGFQTIAICTGYRLRGETIDYFPSHAADQAAVEPIYETMDGWSESTAGARSWADLPAQAIKYIRRVEELINCPVALVSTSPEREDTILVRDPFAD from the coding sequence ATGGCGAACGTAGCAGTAATCGGCGCTCAATGGGGCGACGAGGGCAAGGGCAAGATCGTCGACTGGCTCGCCGAGCGCGCCGACATGGTCGTGCGCTTCCAGGGCGGCCACAACGCCGGCCATACGCTGGTCGTCGGCGAGCAGGTCTACAAACTCTCGCTCCTCCCCTCGGGCATCGTCCGCGGCACGCCTTCGGTAATCGGCAATGGCGTCGTCCTCGACCCCTGGGCCCTGCGTGACGAGATCGCGCGGCTTGAAGCGCAGGGCGTATCGGTCAGCCCCGAAACGCTGCGTATTGCCGATACCTGCGCGCTGATCCTTCCCTTCCACCGCGATCTCGATGGGCTGCGCGAGGATGCGAGCGGCGCGGGCAAGATCGGCACCACGCGCCGCGGCATCGGCCCAGCGTATGAAGACAAGGTCGGCCGCCGCGCGATCCGCGTCTGCGATCTCGCGCATCTCGGCGATCTCGGCCCGCAGCTCGATCGCCTCACCGCACACCACGATGCGCTGCGCGCCGGCTTCGGCGAACCGCCGATCGATCGCGCCCGGCTGATCGCCGACCTCACCGAGATCGCCGATTTCGTCCTTTCCTTCGCCAAGCCGGTCTGGCGCGATCTCGCCGAAGCCCGCGCGCGCGGCCGCCGCATCCTGTTCGAAGGCGCACAGGGCGTGCTGCTAGACATCGATCACGGCACCTACCCGTTCGTCACCTCGTCGAACACGATCGCCGGCGCCGCCGCGGGCGGCTCGGGCCTCGGACCAAGCGCGGTTGGCTTCGTGCTCGGTATCGCCAAGGCATACACCACGCGCGTCGGCTCGGGCCCGTTCCCGACCGAGCTCGAGAACGAGACCGGCGAACGACTCGGCGTGCGCGGCCGCGAATTCGGCACCGTCACTGGCCGCAAGCGTCGCTGCGGCTGGTTCGATGCGGTGCTCGTGCGCAAGTCCGCCGCGGTCAGCGGCATCACCGGCATCGCGCTGACCAAGCTCGACGTGCTCGACGGCTTCCAGACGATCGCGATCTGCACCGGCTATCGCTTGCGCGGCGAGACGATCGACTACTTCCCTTCGCACGCCGCCGATCAGGCCGCGGTCGAGCCGATCTACGAAACGATGGATGGCTGGTCGGAATCAACTGCCGGTGCGCGCAGCTGGGCCGATCTGCCGGCACAGGCGATCAAATACATCCGCCGCGTCGAGGAACTGATCAACTGCCCCGTCGCGCTGGTCTCCACCAGCCCCGAGCGCGAAGACACGATCCTGGTGCGCGACCCCTTCGCCGATTGA
- a CDS encoding acyclic terpene utilization AtuA family protein: MSKVIRIGGAGGFLGDSSVAAPQLLAGGNLDYMILDYLAEATMAPLGQLKQVRPDQGYARDFTEWVWKDNLRELKEQGVRVVTNAGGVNPEACRERMERHAADAGLSFKIAIVTGDDLLDRVPDFATADTAEMFSGAPFPSPEKIWTTNAYLGGGPIAAALAAGADVVITGRVVDSALTLGPLMHEFGWGADDHDRLSAGSLAGHVIECGAQATGGLFTDWEKVPDWAHIGYPIIECHADGDFVVTKPEGTGGLISPAAVSEQILYEVGDPQAYALPDVVCDFSQLSVTADGDERVRVSNAKGYPPTGKLKTCVTYENGYRFIGIMPVVGRDAAKKAQRQAEAVITRVNEMLRNRNLPPLRDTRVELLGTESSYGAQANPALAATREVIARIGAEHDDEAALAIMMREFDSPTTSMSVGSTGWFGARPTISPVAQVFSFLVDGGSVTGEVSLRGDTVTVANPAPATPFDPAMIERPVVDDTAEGDDLVEVQLIDIAWARSGDKGDAFNVAVIARRPEFLPWIRAALTEEAVKAFFAHEFEGAAHPEVRRYDLPGMNAINLHCIQSLGGGQFASLRLDPLAKGKGQQLLDMRVKVPRHLLN, from the coding sequence ATGAGCAAAGTCATCCGCATCGGCGGCGCAGGCGGATTCCTCGGCGACAGCTCGGTCGCCGCGCCGCAGCTTCTGGCCGGCGGCAATCTCGATTACATGATCCTCGATTATCTTGCCGAGGCGACGATGGCCCCGCTCGGCCAGCTCAAGCAGGTGCGCCCAGACCAGGGCTATGCGCGCGATTTCACCGAATGGGTGTGGAAGGACAACCTGCGCGAGCTCAAGGAACAAGGCGTTCGCGTCGTCACCAACGCCGGCGGCGTGAACCCCGAAGCTTGCCGCGAGCGGATGGAAAGGCACGCCGCTGACGCCGGCCTTAGCTTCAAGATCGCGATCGTCACCGGCGACGACCTGCTCGATCGCGTCCCCGATTTCGCAACCGCCGATACCGCCGAGATGTTCTCGGGCGCACCTTTCCCGTCCCCCGAAAAGATCTGGACCACCAACGCTTATCTCGGCGGCGGCCCAATCGCCGCGGCACTAGCCGCTGGCGCGGACGTCGTGATCACCGGCCGCGTCGTCGACAGCGCGCTCACGCTCGGCCCGCTGATGCACGAATTCGGCTGGGGCGCCGACGATCACGATCGCCTCTCCGCCGGCTCTCTCGCCGGCCACGTCATCGAATGCGGCGCACAGGCCACCGGCGGCCTGTTCACCGATTGGGAAAAGGTGCCCGACTGGGCGCACATCGGTTACCCGATCATCGAATGCCACGCCGATGGCGACTTCGTCGTCACCAAGCCCGAAGGCACCGGCGGCCTGATCTCACCCGCCGCCGTCTCCGAACAAATCCTCTACGAGGTCGGCGATCCGCAAGCCTATGCCTTGCCCGACGTCGTGTGCGATTTCTCACAACTGAGCGTCACCGCCGACGGCGACGAGCGCGTGCGCGTCTCGAACGCCAAGGGCTATCCCCCCACCGGCAAGCTCAAGACCTGCGTCACTTACGAAAACGGCTATCGCTTCATCGGCATTATGCCCGTCGTCGGCCGCGATGCTGCGAAGAAGGCGCAGCGTCAGGCCGAAGCGGTCATCACCCGCGTCAACGAGATGCTCCGCAACCGCAATCTCCCCCCGCTGCGCGATACCCGCGTCGAACTGCTCGGCACCGAATCGAGCTACGGCGCACAGGCCAATCCGGCACTCGCCGCAACGCGCGAAGTGATCGCCCGAATCGGCGCCGAGCATGACGACGAAGCCGCGCTCGCCATCATGATGCGCGAATTCGATTCGCCCACCACGTCGATGAGCGTCGGCTCGACCGGCTGGTTCGGCGCCCGCCCGACGATCAGCCCGGTCGCGCAGGTCTTCTCGTTCCTCGTCGACGGCGGCTCGGTAACGGGCGAGGTCTCACTCCGTGGCGACACGGTCACCGTCGCCAATCCCGCCCCCGCAACGCCATTCGACCCGGCAATGATCGAGCGCCCGGTCGTAGACGACACCGCCGAGGGCGATGATCTGGTCGAAGTGCAACTGATCGACATCGCCTGGGCGCGCTCGGGCGATAAGGGCGATGCCTTCAACGTCGCCGTCATCGCCCGCCGCCCCGAATTCCTCCCGTGGATCCGCGCCGCCCTGACCGAGGAAGCGGTAAAGGCCTTCTTCGCGCACGAATTCGAAGGCGCGGCGCACCCCGAAGTCCGCCGCTACGACCTGCCCGGGATGAACGCGATCAACCTCCACTGTATCCAGTCGCTCGGCGGCGGCCAGTTCGCCAGCCTCCGGCTCGACCCGCTCGCAAAGGGCAAGGGCCAGCAACTCCTCGACATGAGGGTAAAGGTGCCGCGCCACTTGCTGAACTGA
- the rpoN gene encoding RNA polymerase factor sigma-54: MSLAPRLDLRQSQSLVMTPQLQQAIKLLALSNLEIEGVIAEEIEKNPLLEAAAPADDGPVAEREIEAVRDEPAPADELVMNGEAAGESLDVDISAERFDDGPGDRVSGDGLGLSGASGGMGEDGPDFDSFASADLSLADHLGRQAGEVLAGGDLFVAQHLIDLIDEAGYLSASLLDVATRLGVPLAQVEQVLGVIQTFDPTGVGARDLAECIALQAKEADRYDPCMARLIDNLDLVARGDLARLKRLCQVDDEDMADMIRELRSYDPKPGCRYGGEPTLAVSPDVHVRRTRTGWVVELDAATLPRVLVNRRYHAELSSGPQDKAAKAWLGDMLASANWLVKALDQRQKTIIRVATEIVRQQEAFFLKGVAHLKPLTLRQIADAIEMHESTVSRVTSNKYLSCARGLYEMKYFFTSAIQSADGGDAVSAEAVKNAIRGLIANEGAKVLSDDTIVELLNAKGFDIARRTVAKYREAMGLGSSVQRRRQKALEGA, from the coding sequence ATGAGCCTCGCCCCGCGCCTCGACCTGCGGCAATCGCAATCGCTGGTGATGACGCCGCAGTTGCAGCAGGCGATCAAGCTGCTCGCGCTGTCGAACCTCGAAATTGAGGGGGTGATCGCCGAGGAGATCGAGAAGAACCCGCTGCTCGAGGCGGCTGCGCCTGCCGATGACGGGCCGGTCGCCGAGCGTGAGATCGAGGCGGTGCGCGACGAGCCGGCGCCGGCGGACGAACTCGTGATGAACGGCGAGGCAGCGGGCGAGTCGCTTGATGTCGATATTTCGGCGGAGCGGTTCGATGACGGCCCGGGTGATCGGGTATCGGGCGACGGGCTTGGCCTGTCCGGGGCGAGCGGCGGGATGGGGGAGGATGGACCGGATTTCGATTCGTTCGCCAGCGCCGACCTGTCGCTCGCGGATCATCTGGGTCGGCAGGCGGGAGAGGTGCTGGCGGGGGGCGATCTGTTCGTCGCGCAGCATCTGATCGATTTGATCGACGAGGCGGGATACCTGAGCGCGAGCCTGCTCGATGTCGCGACGCGGCTCGGCGTGCCGCTGGCGCAGGTCGAGCAGGTGCTGGGGGTGATCCAGACGTTCGATCCGACCGGTGTGGGCGCGCGCGATCTCGCCGAATGTATCGCGCTGCAGGCGAAGGAGGCCGACCGCTACGATCCGTGCATGGCACGGCTGATCGACAATCTCGATCTGGTGGCGCGCGGGGACCTCGCGCGGCTGAAGCGGCTGTGCCAGGTCGACGATGAGGACATGGCGGACATGATCCGCGAGCTGCGCAGCTATGATCCCAAGCCCGGCTGCCGTTATGGCGGGGAGCCTACGCTGGCGGTGTCGCCCGATGTTCACGTGCGGCGCACGCGCACCGGCTGGGTGGTCGAGCTCGATGCGGCGACGCTGCCGCGCGTGCTCGTCAACCGGCGCTATCACGCGGAGCTTTCGTCCGGGCCGCAGGACAAGGCGGCGAAGGCGTGGCTCGGCGACATGCTGGCGAGCGCAAACTGGCTGGTGAAGGCGCTCGACCAGCGGCAGAAGACGATCATCCGCGTCGCGACCGAGATCGTGCGCCAGCAGGAGGCGTTTTTCCTGAAGGGTGTCGCACACCTCAAGCCGCTGACGCTGCGGCAGATCGCAGATGCGATCGAGATGCACGAATCGACGGTGAGCCGGGTCACCTCGAACAAATATCTCAGCTGCGCGCGTGGGCTGTACGAAATGAAATACTTCTTCACCTCGGCGATTCAGTCGGCAGATGGTGGTGATGCGGTGTCGGCGGAGGCGGTAAAGAACGCCATTCGTGGGCTGATCGCGAACGAGGGCGCCAAGGTGCTGAGCGACGATACGATCGTCGAGCTGCTGAACGCGAAGGGCTTCGACATCGCGCGCCGGACGGTGGCGAAATATCGTGAGGCGATGGGGCTGGGCAGCTCGGTGCAGCGGCGGCGGCAGAAGGCGCTGGAGGGCGCCTGA
- the lptB gene encoding LPS export ABC transporter ATP-binding protein, with product MDDVTTLNQVDPIHEAPMTNGLQVVSIAKSYEKRVVLSDVSVSVGRGEVVGLLGPNGAGKTTCFYSVMGLVKPDAGRIMLDGEDITGLPMYRRAILGLGYLPQETSIFRGLTIEKNILTVLELSEPDAAARAKKLDTLLDEFGLTRLRDAPAMALSGGERRRAEIARALAADPSIILLDEPFAGIDPLSIADIRDLVKDLKRRGIGVLITDHNVRETLEIVDRGYIIYDGRVLFSGAPNDLVADPNVRRLYLGESFSL from the coding sequence ATGGATGACGTCACGACCCTGAACCAGGTGGACCCGATCCACGAGGCGCCGATGACGAACGGCCTGCAGGTCGTGTCGATCGCCAAGTCGTACGAGAAGCGGGTGGTGCTGAGCGACGTGTCGGTGTCGGTCGGTCGCGGCGAAGTGGTCGGGCTGCTGGGGCCGAACGGCGCTGGCAAAACGACGTGCTTCTATTCGGTGATGGGGCTGGTGAAGCCCGATGCCGGGCGAATCATGCTCGATGGCGAGGATATCACCGGGTTGCCGATGTATCGCCGGGCGATCCTGGGGCTCGGCTATCTGCCGCAGGAAACATCGATCTTCCGCGGGCTGACGATCGAGAAGAATATTCTGACGGTGCTCGAACTGTCCGAGCCAGATGCGGCGGCGCGCGCGAAGAAGCTGGATACGCTGCTGGACGAATTCGGGCTGACGCGGCTGCGCGATGCGCCGGCGATGGCGCTGTCGGGCGGCGAGCGGCGGCGAGCGGAGATCGCGCGTGCGCTGGCGGCGGACCCGTCGATCATCCTGCTCGACGAGCCGTTCGCGGGGATCGACCCGCTGTCGATCGCCGACATCCGCGATCTGGTGAAGGATCTGAAGCGGCGCGGGATCGGCGTGCTGATCACCGACCACAATGTGCGCGAGACGCTGGAGATCGTCGATCGCGGGTACATCATCTATGATGGGCGGGTGCTGTTCAGCGGCGCGCCGAACGACCTGGTGGCCGATCCGAACGTGCGGCGGCTGTATCTGGGCGAGAGCTTTTCGCTTTGA